In Burkholderiales bacterium, the following are encoded in one genomic region:
- the prmA gene encoding 50S ribosomal protein L11 methyltransferase: protein MNWLSLTLEANAEQAEILSEVLLQLGALSVDVSDAHAGTPDEQPVFDEPGESSPTLWQSSRVNGLFPAGVDITAIVKTASLTAHLVHPKFTVADVPDRDWVRLVRSQFAPMQISPRLWVVPTWHAVPDAYALNLILDPGLGFGTGSHPTTRMCLNWLDAHLKGGEQVLDYGCGSGILALAAKRLRAQRAVGVDCDAQALDSSRTNARQNKVDAEFYTPNELPLFEADVVLANILANPLKLLAPLLAQATRCGGAIVLSGILTDQAREVEEAYLQWFGMRKADEDSGWVCLAGTKR, encoded by the coding sequence ATGAACTGGCTGTCGCTTACTCTCGAAGCGAATGCGGAACAAGCCGAAATCCTGAGCGAGGTGCTGCTGCAACTGGGTGCGCTGTCCGTGGACGTTTCCGATGCCCATGCCGGAACCCCGGATGAGCAGCCGGTTTTCGACGAACCGGGCGAGTCGTCCCCGACCCTATGGCAGTCCAGCCGGGTAAACGGCCTGTTTCCCGCCGGCGTGGATATCACCGCCATCGTCAAAACCGCGTCGCTCACAGCGCATCTCGTTCACCCCAAGTTTACTGTTGCCGATGTGCCGGACCGGGATTGGGTGCGTTTGGTGCGGTCGCAGTTTGCGCCGATGCAGATTTCGCCGCGCCTGTGGGTGGTGCCGACTTGGCATGCTGTGCCTGATGCTTATGCGCTTAATCTCATTCTTGACCCCGGTCTGGGGTTTGGCACCGGCAGCCATCCGACCACCCGTATGTGCTTAAACTGGCTGGATGCGCATCTCAAAGGTGGGGAACAGGTGCTTGACTACGGCTGCGGGTCCGGGATTCTTGCCCTTGCGGCTAAAAGACTCCGCGCGCAACGTGCGGTGGGCGTGGACTGCGACGCGCAAGCGCTTGACTCGAGCAGGACCAATGCACGGCAGAATAAAGTCGATGCAGAGTTTTATACTCCAAACGAGTTGCCGCTGTTCGAGGCCGATGTGGTGCTCGCCAACATCCTGGCCAATCCGTTGAAGCTGCTAGCACCGCTGCTTGCGCAAGCCACTCGATGCGGCGGCGCCATCGTGTTATCCGGCATTCTCACCGACCAGGCGCGCGAAGTCGAAGAGGCTTATCTGCAATGGTTTGGCATGCGTAAGGCGGATGAAGATTCCGGTTGGGTGTGTCTAGCCGGAACCAAGAGGTGA
- the accC gene encoding acetyl-CoA carboxylase biotin carboxylase subunit, translated as MFEKILIANRGEIALRIQRACREMGIKTVAVHSEADAEAKYVKLADESVCIGPAPSDQSYLNIPAIISAAEVTDAEAVHPGYGFLSESADFAERVEKSGFVFIGPRPETIRLMGDKVSAKAAMKKAGVPCVPGSDGSLPDSPEQIVKIARTVGYPVIIKAAGGGGGRGMRVVHTEAALMNAVAMTRSEAQAAFGNPTVYMEKFLENPRHIEIQVLADEYRNAIFLGDRDCSMQRRHQKIIEEAPAPNLHPKQRGKIGERCADACRKIGYRGAGTFEFLYENGEFYFIEMNTRLQVEHTVTEMVTGIDLVQGQIRIAAGEKLRIRQKDVALKGHAVECRINAEDPYKFVPSSGRITSYHTPGGPGIRMDSHVYQNYFVPPYYDSMIGKLIAYGDTRAQAIARMRIALSEMIVEGIKTNIPLHQELMLDAAFLRGGTSIHYLEQKLAGYKKNQ; from the coding sequence ATGTTTGAAAAAATTCTGATTGCCAATCGCGGTGAGATCGCCCTGCGCATCCAGCGCGCCTGCCGCGAAATGGGCATCAAGACCGTGGCCGTGCATTCCGAGGCGGATGCCGAAGCCAAGTATGTGAAGCTTGCTGACGAATCGGTGTGCATCGGCCCGGCGCCATCCGACCAGAGCTATCTCAACATTCCCGCCATCATCAGCGCCGCGGAAGTGACCGACGCTGAGGCGGTTCATCCCGGTTATGGCTTCCTATCTGAAAGCGCCGATTTCGCCGAGCGCGTGGAGAAGAGCGGCTTCGTCTTCATCGGCCCGCGTCCGGAAACGATTCGCCTGATGGGCGACAAGGTGAGCGCCAAGGCGGCGATGAAGAAAGCGGGCGTGCCCTGCGTGCCGGGTTCGGACGGCAGCCTTCCCGATTCACCCGAGCAAATCGTGAAAATCGCGCGCACTGTCGGCTACCCCGTGATCATCAAGGCGGCGGGCGGCGGCGGGGGACGCGGCATGCGCGTGGTGCATACCGAAGCGGCCCTGATGAACGCAGTGGCGATGACGCGTTCCGAAGCGCAAGCCGCTTTCGGCAATCCCACCGTTTATATGGAGAAATTCCTTGAAAATCCGCGTCACATCGAAATTCAGGTGCTCGCCGACGAGTATCGCAATGCCATTTTCCTGGGCGACCGCGATTGCTCGATGCAGCGACGGCACCAGAAAATCATCGAGGAGGCGCCCGCGCCGAATTTGCATCCGAAGCAGCGCGGTAAAATCGGTGAGCGCTGTGCCGACGCCTGCCGCAAGATCGGCTACCGCGGCGCCGGCACGTTTGAATTTCTCTACGAAAACGGCGAGTTTTATTTCATCGAAATGAACACGCGCCTGCAGGTCGAGCACACGGTCACCGAAATGGTGACCGGCATCGACTTGGTGCAGGGACAAATCCGCATTGCAGCGGGAGAAAAATTGCGTATTCGGCAGAAGGACGTGGCGCTGAAAGGACACGCCGTCGAATGCCGCATCAACGCCGAAGACCCGTACAAATTCGTTCCCTCGTCAGGGCGGATTACTTCCTATCACACACCCGGCGGTCCGGGCATACGCATGGACTCCCACGTCTACCAGAATTATTTCGTGCCGCCGTATTATGACTCGATGATCGGCAAGCTGATTGCCTATGGCGATACGCGTGCGCAGGCGATAGCGCGCATGCGCATCGCTCTTTCGGAAATGATCGTCGAAGGCATCAAGACCAACATCCCGCTGCATCAGGAACTGATGCTGGACGCCGCTTTCCTGCGCGGGGGGACCAGCATTCATTATCTGGAACAGAAATTGGCTGGATACAAAAAGAATCAATGA
- the accB gene encoding acetyl-CoA carboxylase biotin carboxyl carrier protein, whose amino-acid sequence MDLRKLKKLIDLVEQSGIAELEITEGEEKVRISRVSQSSVQATVTPVAQPASATVVQPATPAVTAAAGAPAAPAEPEGHVVKSPMVGTFYRSASPGAKAFVEVGQRVNAGDTLCIIEAMKLLNEIEADRAGVIKEILAENGQPVEYGEPLFVIG is encoded by the coding sequence ATGGATTTAAGAAAACTTAAAAAGCTGATCGATCTGGTGGAGCAGTCGGGGATTGCCGAACTGGAAATCACCGAAGGCGAGGAAAAAGTTCGCATCAGCCGGGTAAGCCAGTCATCGGTGCAGGCCACCGTGACTCCCGTTGCGCAGCCAGCAAGTGCAACCGTCGTCCAACCCGCAACCCCTGCAGTAACCGCGGCTGCCGGTGCGCCGGCAGCGCCCGCCGAACCTGAGGGGCATGTGGTGAAATCGCCGATGGTCGGCACCTTCTACCGCTCGGCCAGCCCCGGCGCCAAAGCGTTTGTCGAAGTCGGGCAGCGGGTCAATGCCGGTGACACGCTGTGCATCATCGAGGCGATGAAACTGCTTAACGAAATCGAAGCGGACCGCGCCGGGGTGATCAAGGAAATCCTGGCAGAGAACGGCCAGCCGGTGGAATACGGCGAACCGCTGTTCGTTATTGGGTAA
- the aroQ gene encoding type II 3-dehydroquinate dehydratase: MKNILVLHGPNLNLLGSREPEHYGHDTLEAIDVRLKERAKQAGARLTCFQSNAENTLVERIQQASKEGVEFIIINPAAYTHTSVAIRDALAAVKIPFIEVHLSNIHARESFRHHSYFSDLAVGVISGLGAKSYELAFEFALQT; the protein is encoded by the coding sequence ATGAAAAATATCCTGGTTCTGCACGGCCCCAATTTAAATCTGCTGGGATCCCGTGAGCCGGAACATTACGGTCACGACACCCTCGAGGCGATTGATGTTCGCCTTAAGGAACGCGCCAAACAGGCGGGCGCCAGGCTCACCTGTTTCCAGAGCAACGCCGAGAACACCTTGGTGGAACGCATCCAGCAGGCAAGCAAGGAAGGGGTGGAGTTCATCATCATCAACCCGGCGGCATATACCCACACCAGCGTTGCCATCCGCGACGCGCTCGCCGCAGTGAAAATCCCTTTTATCGAAGTTCATCTTTCAAATATTCATGCCCGCGAATCCTTCCGCCACCATTCATATTTTTCCGACCTGGCGGTAGGGGTGATTAGCGGTCTCGGCGCTAAGAGTTACGAGCTGGCGTTTGAGTTCGCCCTGCAAACATGA
- a CDS encoding redoxin family protein, which translates to MGKRALLFFAVAVLALGAGMFFGWQAKAPAVAEADAQALFAANIPDLNGQNQDLAQWRGKVLVVNFWATWCPPCREEIPQFVKIQDKYRDRGLVFVGVALDKKDAVEAYIKEVGINYPVLLGDLDAMELSRKAGNRAGALPFTAILDRKGKIVSTQLGGLTQAKLDAIITPLL; encoded by the coding sequence ATGGGCAAGCGCGCGCTCCTCTTTTTTGCTGTTGCGGTTCTGGCCTTGGGCGCCGGCATGTTTTTCGGCTGGCAAGCTAAGGCGCCGGCAGTGGCGGAAGCAGATGCCCAAGCGCTGTTCGCCGCCAATATTCCAGACCTCAACGGGCAAAATCAGGATCTGGCGCAGTGGCGGGGCAAGGTGCTGGTGGTCAATTTTTGGGCGACCTGGTGCCCGCCTTGCCGTGAGGAAATCCCCCAGTTCGTGAAGATTCAAGACAAATATCGCGACCGCGGACTGGTTTTCGTCGGGGTGGCCCTGGATAAAAAGGACGCAGTGGAAGCCTATATTAAGGAAGTAGGCATTAACTACCCGGTTTTGCTGGGGGATCTCGATGCCATGGAGTTGTCGCGCAAGGCCGGCAATCGTGCCGGGGCACTGCCGTTCACCGCTATTCTCGACCGTAAGGGCAAGATCGTCAGCACCCAGCTAGGCGGATTGACGCAGGCCAAGCTCGACGCCATAATCACCCCTCTGCTCTAA
- the dsbD gene encoding protein-disulfide reductase DsbD, which yields MRLLFFLLMLFSLLARAAEPELLEPEKAFRFSAQMLDPGNIEIRYQIADGYYLYRERFRFEVQPAGFSLGKPQIPAGEMHQDQFFGRVETYRRDLKIKLPLKQALGPSQTLTLKAVSQGCADAGVCYTPLEQSAHLSLVAATSRLSAAPAPIASLQGLKAAASPSPLLSSNDPAANDESSQIANLLKGGSFWFIVASFFGFGLLLAFTPCVFPMIPILSGIIVGQKQTMTKARGLALSGAYVLGVAITYAVAGVAAGLSGTLLSNALQNAWVLGAFAALFVALALSVFGWYELQLPASVQGRLNDAANRIKAGNLAGAFVIGGLSALIVSPCVAAPLAGALLYISQSRDVVLGGSSLFAMALGMGVPLLAVGISAGTFLPKAGPWMDAVKRFFGVLLLGVAIWIISPLISPQVHMALWATLLIVWAVYLKAVDPLPAEALGYARLGKGIGIIALVAGIALLVGVFSGGRDILRPLAQLNGPTQPVQGLKFQRVKSNAELDQVVAQAGGKYVMYDFYADWCVSCKEMERFTFTDPAVQAKLKDVVLLQADVTANTAEDAAMMKRFGLFGPPGTLFFDKQGNEIKGVRVVGYQSPEKFIATLGAVLK from the coding sequence ATGCGTCTGCTGTTCTTTTTGCTGATGCTGTTTTCCCTGCTTGCGCGCGCGGCGGAGCCGGAATTGCTCGAGCCGGAAAAGGCGTTCCGTTTTTCGGCGCAAATGCTCGACCCCGGCAATATCGAAATCCGCTATCAAATCGCCGACGGTTATTACCTGTATCGCGAGCGTTTCCGGTTTGAAGTGCAGCCGGCGGGATTTTCCCTGGGCAAGCCGCAGATACCGGCGGGCGAAATGCATCAGGACCAGTTTTTCGGGCGCGTCGAAACCTATCGGCGTGACCTCAAAATCAAGCTGCCGCTTAAGCAAGCGCTGGGACCAAGCCAGACGTTGACCCTGAAAGCGGTGTCGCAAGGCTGTGCCGATGCGGGCGTGTGCTACACCCCGCTTGAGCAGAGCGCGCATCTGAGTCTGGTTGCCGCAACCAGCCGGTTGTCTGCTGCTCCCGCCCCAATCGCCAGCCTGCAGGGCCTGAAAGCCGCCGCATCGCCCAGCCCGCTGCTTAGTTCCAATGACCCGGCTGCCAACGATGAATCATCGCAAATCGCCAATTTGCTTAAAGGCGGAAGCTTCTGGTTTATCGTCGCAAGCTTTTTCGGTTTTGGCTTGTTGCTGGCATTTACGCCTTGCGTGTTTCCGATGATCCCGATTCTCTCCGGCATCATCGTTGGGCAGAAACAAACAATGACCAAGGCCCGCGGACTGGCGTTGTCCGGAGCCTATGTGCTGGGCGTGGCGATTACCTACGCCGTCGCCGGCGTGGCGGCGGGCTTGAGCGGAACGCTGCTTTCCAACGCGCTGCAAAACGCCTGGGTGCTCGGTGCGTTTGCCGCGCTTTTCGTAGCTCTTGCGCTGTCCGTGTTTGGTTGGTATGAGCTGCAGCTTCCCGCCTCCGTTCAAGGGAGATTGAATGATGCGGCGAATCGCATCAAAGCTGGCAATCTTGCCGGTGCGTTCGTCATAGGCGGGCTTTCCGCGCTGATTGTAAGCCCCTGCGTGGCCGCGCCGCTTGCAGGCGCGCTGCTTTATATCAGTCAGTCGCGCGATGTTGTTTTGGGGGGCTCGAGCTTGTTTGCCATGGCGCTGGGCATGGGTGTGCCGCTCTTGGCGGTGGGCATTTCCGCAGGTACGTTCTTGCCCAAGGCGGGCCCGTGGATGGATGCGGTGAAACGGTTTTTCGGGGTGCTGCTGCTCGGTGTGGCGATCTGGATCATTTCACCATTAATTTCGCCGCAAGTACACATGGCTTTGTGGGCGACACTGCTGATCGTCTGGGCGGTGTACCTGAAAGCCGTCGATCCGCTACCTGCTGAAGCGTTGGGCTACGCGCGACTGGGGAAAGGAATCGGCATCATCGCCCTGGTCGCAGGAATTGCACTTTTAGTTGGCGTGTTCTCTGGCGGGCGCGATATATTGCGGCCACTGGCCCAGCTTAACGGCCCCACCCAGCCCGTGCAGGGGCTCAAATTCCAACGCGTCAAAAGCAATGCGGAACTTGATCAGGTGGTAGCGCAAGCCGGAGGCAAATATGTCATGTACGATTTTTACGCTGACTGGTGCGTGTCATGCAAGGAAATGGAGCGCTTCACTTTTACCGACCCCGCGGTGCAAGCCAAACTCAAAGATGTCGTTTTGCTGCAGGCCGATGTGACGGCGAATACCGCGGAGGATGCCGCCATGATGAAACGCTTTGGGTTGTTCGGTCCGCCGGGAACCCTGTTTTTCGATAAGCAGGGAAATGAGATTAAGGGCGTGCGGGTGGTCGGCTATCAGAGCCCGGAAAAATTCATCGCCACTCTAGGCGCGGTCTTGAAATAA
- the cutA gene encoding divalent-cation tolerance protein CutA, which yields MKPEAILVITNLPDRESAFKLANKLVEARLAACINVMAECTSIYRWKGKIETAPEVPVFIKTIKTHFPQVEKLVKQHHPYELPELIAVPITTGSAAYLEWIVAETLPVKNN from the coding sequence ATGAAACCCGAGGCGATTCTCGTCATCACCAATCTTCCCGATCGCGAGTCTGCTTTCAAACTCGCGAACAAACTCGTGGAGGCACGGCTTGCGGCATGCATCAATGTCATGGCTGAATGCACATCGATTTACCGCTGGAAGGGAAAAATCGAAACCGCGCCCGAAGTGCCGGTTTTCATCAAAACCATCAAAACGCATTTTCCTCAAGTGGAAAAGCTGGTAAAACAGCACCATCCTTACGAACTTCCCGAGTTGATTGCTGTCCCTATAACCACCGGATCGGCAGCCTATCTGGAATGGATCGTGGCGGAGACGCTGCCCGTCAAAAACAACTAG
- a CDS encoding SDR family oxidoreductase, which produces MRRLLIVGCGDIALRMVRQLRGGYRIYALSHSPARFDLLRTYGITPIPGDLDKPETFTMLGGLAHDVVHFAPPPSLGTRDTRTAHLLAALTKGKILPHRLIYISTSGVYGHCGGEIVPETRPLKPQTERARRRLDAERRVRDWGMRSGVRVSILRVPGIYAEDRLPFERLKSGTPALLPDQDAYTNHIHADDLARIVIAALRLGRPGRVYNTSDDSELKMGDYFDLVADSFGLPRPPRIPQAEAGQELSETLLSFMQESRRLANRRMKRELQVKLHYPVVADGIAAAQARDRRH; this is translated from the coding sequence ATGAGACGGCTTTTGATTGTCGGCTGCGGCGATATTGCCCTGCGCATGGTGCGTCAACTTCGCGGTGGCTATCGCATCTATGCGCTTTCGCATTCGCCCGCGCGCTTCGATTTACTGCGCACGTACGGCATTACGCCGATTCCCGGAGACCTCGATAAGCCGGAGACGTTCACCATGCTCGGCGGCCTAGCGCATGACGTGGTACATTTTGCTCCGCCGCCTTCACTCGGCACCCGCGACACGCGCACCGCGCATCTGCTTGCCGCGCTGACCAAGGGAAAAATTTTACCACATCGCCTCATCTACATCAGTACCAGCGGTGTGTATGGCCATTGCGGCGGCGAAATCGTTCCCGAAACGCGGCCGCTCAAACCCCAGACCGAGCGCGCCAGGCGCCGCCTCGACGCCGAGCGCCGGGTCCGCGATTGGGGAATGCGCAGCGGCGTGCGCGTGAGCATTTTGCGCGTGCCGGGGATCTACGCCGAAGACCGCTTGCCGTTTGAGCGTTTAAAAAGCGGAACCCCGGCGCTGCTCCCGGATCAGGACGCCTACACTAATCACATCCACGCCGATGACTTGGCGCGCATTGTAATTGCCGCGCTGCGCCTGGGGCGACCGGGAAGGGTGTACAACACCAGCGACGATTCGGAGCTCAAGATGGGCGATTATTTCGATTTGGTCGCGGACTCCTTCGGCTTGCCGCGCCCGCCGCGCATTCCGCAAGCCGAAGCGGGGCAAGAGCTGTCTGAAACTCTGCTTTCCTTCATGCAGGAATCAAGGCGGCTTGCCAACCGGCGCATGAAGCGCGAGCTGCAAGTGAAATTGCATTATCCAGTGGTCGCTGATGGCATTGCCGCGGCGCAAGCCCGCGACCGGCGGCACTGA
- a CDS encoding CDP-6-deoxy-delta-3,4-glucoseen reductase — MPFQITIKPSEHVFSVGPGEAILEAALRQGFALPYGCRNGACGSCKGKILQGTVDYGVYQESALSSVEKHAGMALFCQSKPQSDMVIECREINAVKDIQIRKLPCRLQKMERPADDVMVLYLKLPANERLQFLAGQYIDILMKDGKRRSFSMANPPHDDEHIQLHVRNIVGGAFTDYVFNKMKEREILRFEGPLGTFFLREDSDKPIIFVASGTGFAPIKGIIEHAFYKSIKREMVLYWGACIPPDLYMRELPLLWAREHTNFRFIPVLSEARPEDEWHGRSGFVHRAVMEDFTDMSGFQVYACGAPVMVDAARCDFTSMCNLSLEEFHSDAFTFSNDPKPAA; from the coding sequence ATGCCCTTCCAGATCACTATCAAGCCCAGCGAACACGTCTTTTCCGTCGGGCCCGGCGAAGCGATACTCGAAGCCGCCTTGCGCCAGGGCTTTGCCCTCCCCTACGGCTGCCGCAACGGCGCCTGCGGCTCGTGCAAAGGCAAAATCCTGCAGGGCACGGTGGATTACGGCGTTTATCAGGAAAGCGCGCTGAGTAGCGTGGAAAAACACGCCGGCATGGCGCTCTTCTGCCAGTCCAAGCCACAAAGCGATATGGTTATCGAATGCCGTGAAATCAACGCGGTCAAGGACATTCAAATCAGGAAACTGCCGTGCCGCTTGCAGAAAATGGAGCGGCCGGCGGACGATGTCATGGTGCTTTACCTCAAGCTTCCCGCGAATGAGCGCTTACAGTTCCTCGCCGGCCAGTACATTGACATTCTCATGAAGGACGGCAAGCGCAGAAGCTTCAGCATGGCCAATCCGCCGCATGACGACGAGCATATCCAGTTGCACGTCCGCAATATCGTCGGCGGGGCATTCACCGACTATGTATTCAATAAAATGAAAGAGCGCGAAATCTTGCGCTTCGAAGGGCCGCTCGGCACGTTTTTTCTACGCGAGGATTCCGACAAGCCGATTATCTTCGTCGCCAGCGGCACCGGCTTCGCCCCCATCAAGGGCATCATCGAGCACGCGTTTTACAAAAGCATAAAGCGGGAAATGGTGCTGTATTGGGGCGCGTGCATCCCGCCTGATTTATACATGCGCGAACTGCCGCTGCTCTGGGCCAGGGAGCACACCAACTTCCGCTTCATCCCGGTGCTTTCAGAAGCCCGGCCCGAGGACGAATGGCATGGCCGCTCCGGTTTCGTTCACCGGGCGGTGATGGAAGATTTTACGGACATGAGCGGCTTTCAAGTCTACGCCTGCGGCGCGCCGGTGATGGTGGACGCCGCGCGCTGCGATTTCACTTCGATGTGCAACCTGTCGCTCGAAGAGTTTCACTCGGACGCGTTTACTTTTTCCAACGATCCCAAGCCGGCTGCCTGA
- a CDS encoding heme biosynthesis HemY N-terminal domain-containing protein, whose product MKALFWLIAIFALAVGLTLAFGFSNGYVLVVQSPYRIELSLNLAILLLLGAFIVVYFLVRLAVHTLRLPAQVRAYRLRRRGEKARQAFAEALRHFFEGRYGKAEKAAANALELGESPGLTALLAARAAHEVKAFEKRDEYLAKAEKEAPDVATARVIIKAEMLLDQRRPIEALDLLWSLNKDSSKKHVAALRLELRAQQQAKNWEQVLQLIAQLEKRGVYDETQARGMRLYATQENLKRQAGDVRALKEYWRKIPSTDKKNLRVAATAARCFMALGGCRLAHEIIEESLENEWDSDLICHYSECLGQDAETLKQIQRAESWLISHRRDACLLLTLGKLCVHQALWGKAQSYLEASISVEPTPTAHRELAKLYEKTGRNEAASVHYRKSLDLAFRQLGNVTGGRRKAAL is encoded by the coding sequence GTGAAAGCCCTGTTCTGGCTGATTGCGATTTTTGCCCTCGCGGTGGGGCTCACGCTCGCGTTCGGCTTCAGCAATGGCTATGTGCTGGTGGTTCAATCGCCCTACCGCATAGAGCTGTCGCTCAATCTGGCGATACTGCTGCTGCTTGGCGCATTCATCGTCGTTTATTTCCTGGTGCGCCTTGCCGTGCATACCCTGCGCCTGCCGGCGCAGGTACGCGCCTATCGTCTGCGCCGCCGCGGCGAAAAAGCGCGCCAAGCATTTGCAGAGGCCTTGAGGCATTTTTTCGAGGGCCGTTACGGCAAGGCGGAAAAAGCGGCGGCCAACGCGCTGGAACTTGGCGAATCGCCGGGATTGACGGCCCTGCTTGCCGCGCGCGCGGCGCATGAAGTAAAAGCTTTCGAAAAGCGCGACGAGTATCTGGCCAAAGCGGAAAAAGAAGCGCCCGATGTCGCCACGGCGCGCGTGATTATAAAAGCCGAAATGCTGCTCGACCAGCGCCGTCCCATAGAAGCGCTGGATTTGCTTTGGTCGCTCAATAAAGACTCCTCGAAAAAGCACGTAGCGGCGCTGCGGCTCGAACTTCGCGCGCAGCAGCAGGCGAAAAACTGGGAACAGGTGCTGCAACTCATCGCGCAACTAGAAAAACGCGGCGTCTATGATGAGACTCAAGCGCGGGGAATGCGGTTGTATGCCACGCAGGAAAACCTCAAACGCCAAGCGGGGGATGTGCGGGCGCTGAAGGAATACTGGCGGAAGATTCCTTCGACCGACAAGAAAAACCTTCGCGTCGCCGCCACCGCTGCGCGCTGCTTCATGGCGCTCGGCGGCTGCCGCCTGGCGCATGAAATCATCGAGGAAAGCCTGGAAAATGAATGGGACAGCGATTTGATTTGCCATTATTCCGAATGCCTGGGCCAGGATGCGGAAACACTCAAGCAAATCCAGCGCGCCGAAAGCTGGCTCATTTCCCACCGCCGCGATGCGTGTTTGTTGCTGACCCTCGGCAAGCTGTGCGTGCATCAGGCGCTGTGGGGCAAGGCGCAAAGTTATCTCGAAGCCAGCATCAGCGTCGAGCCAACCCCCACCGCGCATCGTGAACTTGCAAAGCTGTACGAAAAGACCGGCCGGAACGAAGCCGCCAGCGTGCATTACCGCAAAAGCCTGGATTTGGCATTCCGTCAGCTAGGCAACGTCACTGGCGGCAGGCGTAAGGCAGCGCTTTGA
- a CDS encoding uroporphyrinogen-III C-methyltransferase yields MSENPQSETMPVEATAPDTKALRRLNLALIAALMAAALMGWLWYDTRGQIVALQQEFAKRLAETDGIVKDNRAIVKDTQEAVRETQVKLGLLESKLAESQNQQVAMEALYQELSRNRDEWALAEVEQILNIASQQLQLAGNVKAALIALQAAEARLQRVDRPQLIPLRKVINKDIERLKAVPYVDSAAISVRLDNLNAAVDTLPLAMDVRPRSDQSEAAQQAAQNAWLKFAREIWQDMKQLVRIQNTAEHEIPLLAPNQVFFLRENLKLRLLSARLALMLHDEVSYKADLASAQEWLTRYYDDSAKVTKVMLGSLQQLQESPISIELPDITASLEAVRKFKLGRDKAAR; encoded by the coding sequence ATGAGTGAAAATCCGCAATCTGAAACTATGCCGGTAGAGGCGACGGCGCCCGACACCAAAGCGCTAAGACGCCTGAACCTGGCGCTCATCGCCGCGCTTATGGCCGCGGCGCTAATGGGCTGGCTGTGGTATGACACGCGCGGCCAGATAGTAGCATTGCAGCAGGAGTTCGCTAAGCGCTTGGCTGAGACCGATGGCATCGTCAAGGACAACCGCGCCATCGTCAAGGACACGCAGGAAGCGGTGCGCGAAACGCAGGTGAAGCTGGGTTTGCTGGAAAGCAAGCTCGCCGAGTCGCAAAACCAGCAAGTCGCTATGGAAGCGCTGTATCAGGAGCTCTCGCGCAACCGCGATGAATGGGCGCTCGCCGAAGTCGAGCAGATACTCAACATTGCGAGCCAGCAATTGCAGCTCGCCGGCAACGTCAAGGCGGCCTTGATTGCGCTGCAGGCGGCGGAAGCGCGATTGCAGCGCGTCGACCGCCCGCAGCTCATCCCGCTGCGCAAAGTCATTAACAAGGACATCGAACGCCTGAAGGCCGTGCCTTACGTGGACTCGGCGGCCATCAGCGTGCGCCTCGACAATTTGAATGCCGCTGTCGACACGTTGCCGCTAGCCATGGATGTACGCCCGCGTTCGGACCAATCCGAAGCAGCACAACAGGCTGCGCAGAACGCGTGGCTTAAATTCGCGCGCGAAATCTGGCAGGATATGAAACAATTGGTGCGCATCCAGAATACTGCCGAGCATGAAATTCCGCTTCTCGCGCCCAACCAGGTGTTTTTCCTGCGCGAGAACTTGAAGTTGAGACTCCTGAGCGCGCGCCTGGCGTTGATGCTGCACGATGAAGTGAGCTACAAGGCCGACTTGGCTTCCGCGCAGGAGTGGCTCACCCGCTATTACGACGACAGCGCCAAGGTCACCAAGGTTATGCTGGGGAGCCTGCAACAGCTACAGGAAAGCCCCATCAGCATCGAACTGCCCGATATTACCGCGAGTCTCGAGGCGGTGCGCAAGTTCAAGCTCGGTCGCGACAAGGCAGCACGGTGA